A window of Sphingorhabdus lacus contains these coding sequences:
- a CDS encoding penicillin acylase family protein: MRKLLWALLALVGLVAVAGLVWEPLVATQYAAPAPRKYDVEIARDSFGVPHINGKTDADAAYGLAYAHAEDDFSTIEDVVAMTRGRYGAIAGSDGAKVDFVLHLLGARETADRRYLELSPQVRAVAEAYAAGLNHYAEKHPQEVRLSKLFPVTGKDIVTGFVLRAPFFYGLDSTIGALAEGKPQPKESAARMTPIGRDPEMNGSNAFAIAPKRMADGKTWLISNSHQPYEGQVAWYEAVTHSNEGLDMAGALFPGSPFVLLGHNRNLGWTNTVNRPDLIDVYKLVLNEAGDKYRFDGKWLALDTKRVWLPVKFGPFTLPVPQTVYRSVHGPVIKNKRGAFAIRYAGIDNVKLVEQYYRNTKARNWEEWAKSMAIGGIPATNFIYADKTGRVAYIYNALFPDRKPGFDYTQELPGDTSAALWNGPVEFDRYPKIVDPASGFVQNANNNPFLAAGPGSEMKPSDYSPYLGIELGMTNRGLRATELLSADSSITHEELLAIKMDTIYSKKSWVGSWIASFAALDLKDDPELLKAQKLLATWDWTSDGKGAADAFAERVIRLGARRNWRGETMPDPRKTLREAVDEFQERFGRIDPPLADIQRLRRGKADMAMLGGTDTLRATTMWDAEQPDKKVRVRHGDSFIMLIRWDKDGTITSESIQPYGAATTRPESPHYTDQMKLFVEGKYKPVHFEWADAVKASKRRYRP, encoded by the coding sequence ATGCGGAAATTATTATGGGCGCTGTTGGCGCTGGTTGGTCTTGTCGCGGTCGCGGGACTGGTGTGGGAACCATTGGTCGCAACACAATATGCCGCCCCGGCACCCCGTAAATATGATGTTGAAATCGCGCGTGATTCTTTCGGTGTCCCGCATATCAATGGCAAAACCGACGCAGATGCGGCCTATGGCCTTGCCTATGCCCATGCCGAGGATGACTTTTCAACTATTGAAGATGTCGTAGCCATGACCCGTGGCCGCTACGGTGCCATTGCAGGTTCTGATGGAGCCAAGGTTGATTTTGTCCTCCATTTATTGGGCGCGCGTGAAACGGCCGATCGCCGTTATCTGGAGCTATCCCCGCAAGTACGTGCTGTTGCCGAAGCCTATGCCGCGGGTTTGAACCACTATGCTGAAAAGCATCCGCAAGAAGTTCGTCTGTCGAAACTGTTTCCAGTGACCGGCAAGGACATCGTCACGGGCTTTGTTCTGCGCGCACCCTTTTTCTATGGCCTCGACAGCACCATCGGTGCGCTGGCTGAGGGCAAGCCACAACCCAAGGAAAGTGCCGCGCGGATGACTCCAATCGGTCGTGATCCCGAAATGAACGGATCCAATGCCTTCGCCATCGCACCCAAACGTATGGCCGATGGTAAAACCTGGCTCATATCCAATTCGCATCAACCCTATGAAGGGCAGGTCGCTTGGTATGAAGCAGTGACCCATTCGAATGAAGGTCTGGACATGGCAGGCGCCCTGTTCCCGGGCTCGCCTTTTGTGCTGTTGGGACATAATCGCAATCTTGGCTGGACCAACACGGTAAACCGGCCGGATCTAATCGACGTCTACAAATTGGTATTGAATGAAGCAGGCGACAAATACCGCTTCGACGGTAAATGGCTGGCTTTGGATACCAAGCGCGTATGGTTGCCCGTAAAATTTGGACCATTTACCCTGCCGGTGCCGCAGACAGTGTACCGGTCGGTTCACGGACCTGTGATCAAGAACAAACGAGGCGCGTTCGCCATCCGCTATGCGGGTATCGACAATGTCAAACTGGTTGAACAATATTACCGGAATACGAAGGCCCGGAATTGGGAAGAGTGGGCTAAGTCGATGGCGATTGGCGGAATACCGGCGACCAATTTCATCTACGCCGACAAGACCGGTCGTGTAGCCTATATCTACAACGCGCTGTTTCCTGATCGGAAGCCAGGTTTTGACTACACCCAGGAATTGCCTGGCGATACGTCTGCGGCACTGTGGAATGGACCGGTCGAATTTGACCGCTATCCCAAGATCGTCGATCCGGCATCGGGCTTCGTTCAAAATGCTAACAACAACCCGTTTTTGGCCGCAGGGCCCGGATCGGAAATGAAGCCGTCGGACTATTCACCCTATCTCGGGATTGAACTCGGCATGACCAATCGCGGATTGCGCGCGACCGAACTGCTCTCGGCCGATAGCTCGATAACCCACGAAGAACTTTTGGCCATCAAGATGGACACGATATACAGCAAGAAAAGCTGGGTCGGTTCGTGGATTGCATCTTTTGCGGCGTTAGACCTGAAAGACGATCCCGAGCTGCTAAAAGCCCAGAAGCTTCTAGCGACATGGGATTGGACAAGCGATGGAAAGGGTGCCGCTGACGCCTTTGCTGAACGGGTCATCCGCTTGGGCGCGCGGCGGAACTGGCGCGGTGAGACCATGCCCGATCCACGCAAGACCCTCCGTGAAGCGGTAGACGAATTCCAGGAACGCTTCGGGCGCATTGATCCACCTTTGGCCGATATCCAGCGGCTGCGGCGTGGCAAGGCCGACATGGCGATGTTGGGTGGCACCGACACGTTGCGTGCGACAACCATGTGGGACGCCGAACAGCCGGACAAGAAAGTGCGCGTCCGGCACGGCGACAGCTTCATCATGTTGATCCGGTGGGACAAGGACGGCACGATTACATCGGAGTCAATCCAGCCATATGGCGCTGCGACCACCCGTCCGGAATCGCCCCATTATACCGATCAGATGAAATTGTTCGTGGAAGGAAAATACAAGCCGGTGCATTTTGAATGGGCCGACGCGGTCAAGGCATCGAAGCGCCGTTATCGCCCTTAA
- a CDS encoding leucyl aminopeptidase — protein sequence MRRPLIALALATAIASPALAQNVSAGSGIAPATVANSAGRPIGFSGTVPASGVLVIPMRDASLPANTIDPVTAQAIDTAIAAAKYEGKQGSMLSLRGIGGYARILLAGTGNEGDRAANIRDAAGKAAQELKEEAQPVALAGGLTQNEAAAAALGFALGQYRFDRYKTVDKKAPPSQSVTVVSADSAAAEALWKSRYAALAEGVALARDLATEPANVIYPESFVDRVRAAMGTTANVKFEVLDEAAMRKLDMGSLVGVGQGSRRPSRLLLVEYNGAGAQAPLALVGKGITFDSGGISLKPGAGMWAMKADMSGAANIMGAVLSLAKSKAPVNVIGVAALAENMPDGNASRPGDVVRTMSGKTIEILNTDAEGRLVLADANEYVLATRKPAALINMATLTGAIVGALSDEYAGLFSRDEKLAASLSKAGSATGEELWRMPLHKNYVEDMKSEIADIKNVVEGGGPGAGLGATFIGFFVNKETPWAHLDIAGVNWSDKGGPVNPKGASGWGVRLLDEMARTWRAE from the coding sequence ATGCGCCGCCCCCTCATCGCCCTTGCTCTAGCAACAGCCATTGCTTCGCCTGCTCTTGCCCAAAATGTAAGTGCAGGTTCTGGAATAGCGCCCGCAACTGTAGCCAATTCGGCGGGTCGCCCAATTGGATTTTCGGGGACGGTTCCGGCGAGCGGCGTTTTGGTTATTCCGATGCGCGACGCGTCCTTACCAGCAAACACAATCGATCCCGTGACAGCGCAAGCAATAGACACCGCCATCGCGGCTGCGAAATATGAGGGCAAACAGGGAAGCATGCTCTCGCTGCGGGGGATAGGTGGCTATGCCCGCATTTTGCTTGCCGGCACTGGCAACGAAGGCGATCGCGCGGCTAATATACGTGATGCAGCGGGTAAGGCCGCACAAGAGTTGAAGGAGGAAGCTCAACCGGTCGCGCTCGCGGGGGGCCTGACACAAAATGAAGCTGCAGCTGCAGCACTGGGTTTTGCTTTGGGCCAGTATCGCTTCGACCGATACAAGACGGTCGACAAAAAGGCACCGCCATCGCAGTCTGTAACGGTGGTGAGTGCGGATTCAGCGGCCGCAGAGGCCCTATGGAAATCGCGCTATGCTGCCCTGGCCGAGGGTGTCGCTCTCGCCAGAGATCTCGCCACCGAGCCTGCGAATGTCATCTATCCCGAGAGCTTTGTAGACCGTGTGCGCGCCGCTATGGGAACCACGGCAAATGTAAAGTTTGAGGTACTTGATGAAGCCGCAATGCGTAAATTGGATATGGGTTCGCTTGTCGGAGTGGGTCAAGGATCGCGGCGCCCGTCCCGCTTGTTGCTCGTCGAGTATAACGGAGCAGGCGCACAAGCGCCATTGGCTCTCGTCGGTAAGGGTATTACTTTTGATTCGGGCGGTATTTCTCTCAAGCCCGGTGCAGGCATGTGGGCGATGAAAGCCGATATGTCCGGCGCTGCCAATATCATGGGAGCGGTGCTGTCGCTCGCGAAATCGAAAGCACCCGTCAATGTCATCGGCGTGGCTGCGTTGGCCGAAAATATGCCCGACGGCAACGCATCGCGCCCGGGCGATGTGGTCCGCACCATGAGCGGCAAGACCATTGAGATTTTGAATACCGACGCCGAAGGCCGTCTGGTGCTCGCCGATGCCAATGAATATGTTCTGGCGACCCGCAAACCTGCTGCATTGATCAACATGGCCACATTGACCGGGGCGATTGTCGGCGCCCTCAGTGATGAATATGCTGGCCTGTTCAGCCGCGATGAAAAATTGGCTGCAAGCTTAAGTAAAGCTGGAAGCGCCACAGGTGAAGAACTCTGGCGGATGCCGCTGCACAAAAATTATGTCGAGGATATGAAATCAGAAATTGCCGATATCAAAAATGTCGTCGAGGGCGGTGGTCCAGGCGCTGGGCTGGGTGCCACATTCATCGGCTTTTTCGTGAACAAGGAAACGCCTTGGGCACATCTGGATATTGCAGGCGTGAACTGGTCCGACAAGGGAGGCCCAGTTAACCCGAAGGGAGCATCAGGATGGGGCGTACGCTTGCTCGACGAGATGGCACGAACTTGGCGAGCGGAATAA
- the clpB gene encoding ATP-dependent chaperone ClpB — MNLEKFTDRAKGFLQSAQTVAIRMSHQRISPEHLLKALLEDEQGMASGLIKAAGGDAATALRETDAALAKVPAVSGGGAQQTPGLDNDSVRVLDAAEQVAQKAGDSYVTVERLLLALALATTTAAGKALAVAGVNAEGLNAAINELRGGRTADTAGAEDRYDALKKFARDLTEVARAGKLDPVIGRDEEIRRTIQILARRTKNNPVLIGEPGVGKTAIAEGLALRIANGDVPDSLKHRKLLSLDMGSLIAGAKYRGEFEERLKGVLDEVKQAEGDIILFIDEMHTLVGAGKGEGAMDAANLIKPALARGELHCIGATTLDEYQKHVEKDPALQRRFQPVFVGEPTVEDTISILRGLKEKYELHHGVRITDGALVSAASLSHRYISDRFLPDKAIDLMDEAASRLRMEVESKPEEIENLDRRIMQLQIEREALKKESDDASKDRLAALENELANLEQQSTGLTQRWQAEKEKISAEAKIKEQLDAARIELEQAQRGGDLAKAGELQYGTIPGLEKQLEEAEAAAGNAMLREEVTAQDIASVVSRWTGIPVDKMLEGERDKLLNMEELIGSRVIGQKDAVEAVSKAVRRSRAGLQDPNRPLGSFLFLGPTGVGKTELTKALASFLFDDDNAMVRIDMSEFMEKHSVSRLVGAPPGYVGYEEGGVLTEAVRRRPYQVVLFDEVEKAHSDVFNILLQVLDDGRLTDGQGRTVDFSNTLIILTSNLGSQYLAGLEDGQDVKDVEPQVMEIVRSHFRPEFLNRLDEIILFHRLAAEHMAPIVEIQVKRVQKLLKDRKIELALTDKAKAWLGRVGYDPVYGARPLKRAIQRYLQDPLADMLLRGEIPDGATVKVDEGDGALALAV, encoded by the coding sequence ATGAATCTCGAAAAATTTACTGACCGCGCCAAGGGCTTCCTGCAGAGCGCACAAACTGTAGCCATCCGTATGAGCCATCAACGGATCAGCCCGGAGCATTTGCTCAAAGCGCTGCTCGAAGATGAGCAGGGCATGGCGTCCGGCCTAATCAAGGCAGCGGGCGGTGATGCAGCCACCGCACTGCGCGAGACAGATGCCGCGTTAGCAAAGGTGCCCGCTGTGTCGGGCGGCGGCGCACAACAAACGCCGGGCTTGGATAATGATTCTGTACGCGTGCTGGACGCAGCGGAGCAGGTCGCGCAAAAGGCCGGTGACAGCTATGTCACCGTTGAACGCTTGCTGCTCGCACTCGCGCTGGCCACGACGACGGCAGCTGGCAAAGCGCTTGCAGTTGCGGGCGTAAATGCCGAAGGGCTGAACGCAGCGATTAACGAATTACGCGGTGGACGTACCGCTGACACAGCCGGGGCAGAAGACCGCTATGACGCGCTCAAGAAATTTGCCCGCGACCTGACGGAGGTTGCACGCGCAGGTAAGCTCGATCCCGTAATCGGTCGCGACGAGGAAATACGTCGAACGATCCAGATATTGGCCCGCCGGACCAAGAATAATCCTGTGCTGATCGGTGAACCCGGAGTCGGCAAGACCGCTATTGCCGAAGGTCTTGCGCTCCGCATCGCCAATGGCGATGTGCCCGACAGCCTGAAGCATCGAAAGCTGCTGTCGCTCGACATGGGTTCTTTGATCGCCGGCGCGAAATATCGTGGTGAGTTTGAGGAACGGCTGAAAGGTGTGCTGGACGAGGTTAAGCAGGCCGAGGGCGACATCATCCTGTTTATTGACGAAATGCACACGCTGGTTGGCGCGGGCAAAGGCGAAGGCGCGATGGACGCCGCCAATCTCATTAAGCCCGCACTAGCACGTGGCGAATTGCACTGCATTGGTGCGACAACACTCGATGAATATCAAAAGCACGTCGAAAAAGACCCCGCGCTGCAACGCCGGTTCCAGCCGGTTTTCGTTGGCGAGCCTACCGTAGAGGACACGATATCCATCCTTCGCGGGCTCAAGGAAAAATATGAACTGCACCACGGTGTGCGAATAACAGATGGTGCACTTGTTAGCGCCGCTAGCTTATCACATCGCTATATTTCGGACCGTTTTTTGCCTGACAAAGCCATCGACCTGATGGACGAAGCCGCGTCGCGGTTGCGGATGGAGGTAGAATCCAAGCCGGAGGAAATTGAGAATCTCGACCGCCGGATTATGCAATTGCAGATTGAGCGCGAAGCGCTGAAAAAGGAAAGCGACGACGCGTCCAAAGACCGACTTGCGGCGCTTGAGAATGAGCTTGCCAATCTCGAACAACAGTCCACAGGTCTGACGCAACGCTGGCAGGCGGAGAAGGAAAAGATCTCGGCAGAAGCCAAAATCAAGGAGCAGCTCGATGCCGCGCGTATTGAGCTGGAACAGGCACAGCGTGGCGGCGACCTCGCCAAGGCGGGTGAACTGCAATATGGCACCATCCCCGGCCTTGAGAAGCAGCTGGAAGAAGCCGAGGCGGCGGCAGGCAATGCAATGCTGCGCGAAGAGGTAACAGCACAAGATATAGCCAGTGTCGTTAGCCGCTGGACGGGTATTCCAGTCGACAAGATGCTTGAAGGCGAGCGCGACAAACTGCTCAATATGGAGGAGTTGATCGGGAGCCGGGTGATTGGACAGAAAGATGCCGTCGAGGCCGTATCCAAAGCGGTACGCCGCAGTCGCGCTGGGTTGCAGGACCCGAACCGCCCATTGGGATCGTTCCTGTTTTTAGGCCCGACGGGCGTCGGCAAGACCGAGCTGACCAAAGCATTGGCGAGCTTTTTGTTCGACGATGACAATGCCATGGTCCGCATCGATATGTCCGAGTTCATGGAAAAGCACAGCGTGTCGCGTCTCGTCGGCGCGCCTCCAGGTTATGTCGGTTATGAAGAGGGCGGTGTGTTGACCGAGGCTGTACGGCGTCGGCCTTATCAGGTCGTCCTGTTTGACGAGGTCGAAAAGGCCCATAGTGATGTCTTCAACATCCTGTTGCAGGTACTCGACGATGGTCGACTGACCGACGGACAGGGGCGCACTGTTGATTTTTCAAACACGCTCATCATTCTGACGTCAAATCTGGGTAGTCAGTATCTGGCAGGCTTGGAAGATGGTCAGGATGTGAAAGATGTCGAACCGCAGGTTATGGAAATTGTTCGGAGCCACTTCCGTCCTGAGTTTCTGAACCGTCTAGACGAGATTATCCTGTTCCACCGTCTCGCCGCCGAACATATGGCGCCGATCGTCGAAATACAGGTCAAGCGGGTGCAGAAGCTACTGAAAGACCGAAAGATCGAACTGGCGCTGACTGACAAAGCGAAAGCTTGGTTAGGGCGGGTTGGATATGATCCGGTCTATGGTGCCCGTCCATTGAAACGCGCCATCCAGCGTTACTTGCAGGATCCACTCGCAGACATGCTACTGCGCGGTGAAATCCCGGATGGTGCAACCGTTAAGGTGGACGAGGGCGACGGAGCATTGGCGCTCGCCGTCTAG
- a CDS encoding aspartyl/asparaginyl beta-hydroxylase domain-containing protein, with translation MDQKTPPAEAARLNSAGMQALRAQSFAEAERLFVEAVGHDSAASALWRNVAAARRAQGNDAGELQALEAAISVDRVDFMAWLRKAELHQRRLEEAEALEAWQAVLQLAAQAGELPPAVGDALSVGRAFVENAMARIASAVESELQPFQLTMDETEKRRSGAFVDLALGRRRTYFNQCEGLYYPFLPADEFFDRRHFTWMPEVEAATADIREEFLALHADPGDTLRPYVRMDSGIPDNKWSPLDHSLDWGACFLWEYGKPNLPVLDRCPKTAAALASLPSAHIPGRSPSAFFSLLKPRTRIPPHTGVTNTRAIIHLPLIVPVDCGFRVGGETREWCEGEAFAFDDTIEHEAWNNSDELRVVLIFDVWNPHLTAAEHDLITRYYNAADATGLNPAN, from the coding sequence ATGGACCAGAAAACACCGCCGGCCGAAGCGGCCCGACTGAACAGCGCCGGAATGCAGGCTCTGCGTGCACAAAGCTTTGCCGAGGCAGAGCGCCTTTTTGTCGAGGCTGTGGGACATGATTCTGCAGCAAGCGCTTTATGGCGCAATGTCGCCGCTGCCCGACGTGCTCAAGGCAATGATGCCGGGGAGTTACAGGCACTAGAGGCGGCGATAAGCGTCGACCGGGTGGATTTTATGGCATGGCTTAGGAAGGCAGAGCTGCACCAACGCCGCCTAGAGGAAGCCGAAGCCTTAGAGGCATGGCAAGCTGTGCTGCAACTGGCCGCACAGGCGGGAGAATTGCCGCCTGCAGTGGGCGACGCTTTGTCGGTCGGACGTGCATTCGTTGAAAATGCAATGGCACGGATCGCCTCGGCGGTTGAAAGCGAGTTACAACCATTCCAGCTTACTATGGATGAAACTGAGAAGCGTCGAAGCGGCGCTTTTGTGGATCTCGCCTTGGGACGGCGACGTACCTATTTCAACCAATGCGAAGGCCTCTACTATCCTTTCCTTCCAGCTGATGAATTTTTTGACCGACGTCATTTTACGTGGATGCCGGAGGTCGAGGCTGCAACTGCGGATATTCGAGAAGAATTTCTGGCATTGCACGCTGATCCAGGAGACACGCTGCGTCCCTATGTGCGCATGGATAGCGGGATTCCGGACAATAAATGGTCGCCCTTGGATCATTCACTGGATTGGGGCGCCTGCTTTTTATGGGAATATGGCAAGCCGAATTTGCCGGTACTCGACCGTTGTCCAAAGACCGCAGCAGCTTTGGCATCTCTGCCGTCCGCTCATATCCCGGGAAGATCGCCCAGCGCCTTTTTCTCGTTACTCAAACCCCGCACACGCATTCCTCCGCACACGGGTGTTACGAACACGCGGGCGATCATCCATTTACCTTTGATCGTACCTGTAGACTGCGGTTTTCGGGTGGGTGGCGAAACGCGGGAATGGTGTGAAGGCGAGGCTTTTGCATTTGATGACACGATCGAGCATGAGGCTTGGAACAATAGTGACGAGTTACGTGTGGTTCTGATCTTCGACGTTTGGAATCCGCATTTGACAGCTGCCGAGCACGATCTCATTACCCGCTATTATAACGCGGCGGACGCAACAGGCCTGAATCCAGCAAATTGA
- a CDS encoding tetratricopeptide repeat-containing sulfotransferase family protein — protein MISSDLEAAAALSQTALVRGIGDAYDHAIVALAHSARGEFAKADALFQHALSLEPGNPSTLTSLAIHYRNQDRNREAVLACDEAIRHYPDYADAWLERGAILAAGGSSAMARDSFGKATQLAPHNPSAHAGLASLAAREGDAETAREHAQRALAIDPTHAVATNALARAELRSGALEKARALLDGLIPRLSYPSLERSIAHSQMGDVCHHKSDHAGAFRHFSASNADFAAIHENRTTGNLDNRAFVEALLTGLAPIDEGAWQKANGDQPAHAAQRHVFLIGYPRSGTTLVENILASLPGVAALEERPTLYDADIEFIAGNASQIAEGLKRFSELDASDLAQYRKAYWDKVVASVVPAGSPCFVDMDPLKATRLPFIARLFPDARILVMRRDPRDVVWSCFRTNFAMSSGTLEYTSLERTALHYDALMRLTELALQRLPVNAHFVQYHRLVQDFETETKAMCAFVGLEWSEAVRDFDRTATKRGVSTASVAQVNRGLYDGTRQWEPYAQYLEPVLPILEPWLVKFGYEI, from the coding sequence GTGATTAGCTCCGATCTCGAAGCCGCTGCGGCACTATCCCAAACCGCTCTGGTCCGCGGAATAGGGGACGCCTATGACCATGCTATCGTTGCATTGGCTCATTCGGCGCGCGGTGAGTTTGCCAAAGCGGACGCATTATTCCAGCATGCCCTATCGCTTGAACCTGGTAACCCGTCCACGCTTACCAGCTTGGCTATCCATTACCGCAATCAAGACAGGAACCGCGAAGCCGTGCTGGCATGTGACGAGGCCATTCGTCACTACCCCGATTATGCAGATGCATGGCTGGAGCGCGGTGCAATTTTGGCCGCCGGCGGGTCGAGTGCAATGGCCCGGGACAGTTTTGGAAAGGCCACGCAACTCGCCCCCCATAATCCATCAGCGCATGCAGGCCTTGCATCGCTAGCGGCACGTGAAGGGGATGCTGAAACTGCCCGCGAACATGCGCAACGCGCATTGGCAATCGACCCCACCCACGCGGTCGCCACTAACGCACTGGCGCGTGCTGAATTGCGTTCCGGCGCGCTAGAAAAGGCGCGAGCTCTGCTGGACGGACTCATCCCGCGGCTAAGTTATCCAAGTCTCGAGCGAAGCATTGCGCATTCGCAAATGGGAGATGTTTGCCACCACAAGTCAGACCATGCCGGGGCGTTTCGTCATTTTTCAGCATCAAATGCCGATTTCGCCGCCATCCACGAAAATCGAACCACGGGAAATTTGGATAATCGGGCTTTCGTCGAGGCCTTGCTTACAGGTTTGGCTCCCATTGATGAAGGTGCTTGGCAAAAAGCGAATGGCGATCAGCCAGCGCACGCAGCCCAACGCCATGTATTTTTGATCGGTTACCCTCGTTCCGGTACAACTTTGGTCGAAAATATCCTCGCGTCGTTACCCGGTGTTGCAGCTCTTGAAGAGCGCCCAACTCTTTACGATGCCGATATTGAGTTTATCGCGGGTAACGCCAGCCAAATCGCGGAAGGCTTGAAGCGCTTTTCCGAATTAGACGCTTCAGATTTGGCGCAATACCGGAAGGCTTATTGGGACAAAGTTGTCGCTTCAGTTGTTCCTGCAGGTTCGCCCTGCTTTGTGGATATGGACCCTCTGAAAGCAACAAGATTGCCATTCATTGCGCGGCTATTTCCTGATGCGCGTATTTTGGTCATGCGGCGCGATCCGCGCGATGTTGTTTGGAGTTGCTTCCGTACAAACTTTGCCATGAGCAGCGGAACGCTCGAATATACCAGTTTGGAACGCACGGCTCTGCATTATGATGCGCTTATGCGTCTCACAGAACTGGCCTTGCAACGCCTTCCAGTAAACGCCCACTTTGTCCAATATCACAGATTGGTGCAGGATTTTGAAACCGAAACAAAAGCCATGTGCGCTTTCGTCGGGCTCGAATGGAGCGAAGCGGTGCGCGATTTCGACCGCACTGCCACAAAGCGGGGCGTAAGCACAGCGAGTGTGGCACAGGTCAATCGCGGCCTGTATGATGGAACGCGGCAATGGGAACCATATGCTCAATATCTTGAACCGGTCTTGCCGATCTTGGAGCCGTGGCTCGTTAAATTCGGATATGAAATCTAA